Proteins found in one Triticum aestivum cultivar Chinese Spring chromosome 4D, IWGSC CS RefSeq v2.1, whole genome shotgun sequence genomic segment:
- the LOC123096909 gene encoding RING-H2 finger protein ATL80-like: protein MEGGGISPVSSPSRATGGQVNGRAWSAVAAASVALILLYIFWRFVWQGKKDAPRNDGTGAATSSAPPSPPSCPSHVAGGTSDGERGENERTQLPVFVHVATEKAECAVCLVEFGLGEIGRLMPGCGHGFHTACIETWFRMRSTCPLCRAAVVQERIAVDQSPRGAW from the exons ATGGAGGGCGGGGGCATTTCTCCAGTCTCGTCGCCGTCGCGGGCAACCGGCGGGCAGGTCAACGGCCGCGCTTGGTCGGCCGTCGCGGCCGCCAGCGTCGCCCTCATCCTGCTCTACATTTTTTGGCGGTTCGTATGGCAGGGCAAGAAAGACGCGCCGAGGAACGACGGCACCGGCGCCGCCACCTCGTCCGCTCCACCGTCGCCACCTTCATGCCCGTCGCACGTGGCTGGCGGAACGAGCGACGGAGAACGCGGCGAGAACGAGAGGACGCAGCTCCCGGTATTCGTGCACGTGGCCACGGAGAAG GCGGAGTGTGCGGTGTGCCTGGTGGAGTTTGGGCTCGGCGAGATCGGGCGGCTCATGCCGGGCTGCGGCCACGGGTTCCACACCGCCTGCATCGAGACGTGGTTCCGGATGAGATCGACATGTCCGCTCTGCCGCGCCGCGGTGGTACAAGAGCGGATCGCCGTTGATCAGTCTCCACGTGGCGCGTGGTAA